A window of the Paenibacillus woosongensis genome harbors these coding sequences:
- a CDS encoding transcription initiation factor TFIID: MIRQKLEQFAADYDRAEECSTGQGDDQSSIHYPAVFLFIGDKSKEAVEPIMQMNEKKWENSEGLIYIHVGAKDGPAAGPAGIPGGAGLNKSAAPSSPRMLHYRVPVTVEEGAAAPAARRDIYRQFYEEAGSLPALNRVLRQASGALAEYGRLYPSFDRVRLSIITRVDDPLNVFVPEISLLAEAIFRQSFKAVQLDLYALISERESAEAFGYSSSLGVAFLRELELMQDSNYEFSAPLHVTEDGISIPVTHSPSPLFDLVYVLSDRDERGIASLNGMQSCYEIISHISLLKNRHQKEQAWGANNPAYNNTSFKNNIMTESGRQGLVSAGLSRVKRPNQSIALAVLYHFYRGLLERMKQEPPLTAAEKLSFFGLDGAALERATAGMLPPEEGLSEMHGLMTNDVSYGAVRKLSLKEAEETLFGGGGEAFFRRNFEEEAARHLKEFEAAKWLDQAVTRSLEQRPDVQIYALAAWTGDGDGDAGVAAHLLGSRREAELLLASAKAELEQFRQGRVEEQSFPRVPLMDRHNLRSLIRYLFDNVYSRKRDILLLETRLKLIAKLEDVLQELHGRYRAEIAQLESLERELRDTALGSIRTADDYIGQNIMEYYERVTADLMEQWEAKRGRHAFFAEGALGDSRRLMENGPEGLADRLIEVCKQTILASPLFKRTFEEELLQRANVTVEYGNKTVLTKEELFKKLYRILEDNAAIQVRLYDYTQEHRYEEKYVFGDYTSELVRHIFQADETSRIYKLGCVHEQRSSGLEKLNLMGGFHIEDLMYYLNGKVYYETYSQNGYEFHGIDRALLPKLR; encoded by the coding sequence ATGATCAGGCAGAAGCTGGAGCAGTTCGCCGCTGACTATGACCGGGCGGAGGAGTGCAGCACGGGCCAGGGCGACGACCAGAGCAGCATTCATTATCCCGCAGTATTTCTGTTTATAGGCGACAAGAGCAAAGAAGCCGTTGAACCGATCATGCAGATGAACGAGAAAAAATGGGAGAACAGCGAGGGCCTGATCTACATTCACGTCGGGGCGAAGGATGGTCCTGCCGCTGGCCCGGCGGGGATACCGGGTGGGGCCGGCTTAAACAAGTCCGCTGCTCCTTCCTCACCACGTATGCTGCATTATCGCGTTCCGGTCACGGTAGAGGAGGGCGCGGCAGCGCCTGCCGCGCGCCGCGACATTTATCGGCAGTTCTATGAGGAGGCCGGAAGCCTGCCGGCGCTGAACCGGGTGCTGCGGCAGGCCAGCGGCGCTCTCGCCGAGTATGGGAGGCTGTACCCGTCCTTTGACCGGGTCCGCCTCTCGATCATTACGCGGGTCGATGACCCGCTTAATGTGTTTGTCCCGGAAATCTCGCTTCTGGCTGAAGCGATTTTCCGGCAGTCGTTCAAGGCGGTGCAGCTTGATCTTTACGCCTTGATCAGCGAGCGCGAGAGCGCGGAGGCTTTTGGCTACAGCAGCTCGTTGGGCGTGGCGTTTCTCCGCGAGCTGGAGCTGATGCAGGATTCGAATTACGAGTTCAGCGCACCGCTTCACGTAACAGAGGACGGGATTTCGATTCCGGTTACCCATTCGCCGTCCCCGCTGTTCGATCTTGTCTACGTGCTGTCGGACCGGGATGAGCGGGGAATCGCTTCGTTGAACGGCATGCAGAGCTGCTACGAGATCATCTCGCATATCAGTCTGCTGAAGAACAGGCATCAGAAGGAACAGGCCTGGGGTGCGAACAACCCGGCTTACAATAATACTTCGTTCAAGAACAATATCATGACGGAATCGGGGCGTCAGGGCTTAGTTTCCGCCGGGTTATCCCGAGTGAAACGGCCGAACCAGTCCATCGCCCTTGCCGTACTCTATCACTTCTACCGCGGTTTGCTGGAGCGGATGAAGCAGGAGCCGCCGCTGACTGCCGCCGAGAAGCTGAGCTTCTTCGGTCTGGATGGGGCCGCTCTGGAGCGGGCAACGGCCGGTATGCTGCCTCCTGAGGAAGGCTTGAGTGAGATGCATGGCCTGATGACGAACGATGTCAGCTACGGGGCCGTGCGCAAGCTGTCGCTGAAGGAGGCGGAGGAGACGCTGTTCGGCGGCGGCGGTGAGGCGTTCTTCCGCCGCAACTTCGAGGAGGAAGCCGCTCGCCATTTGAAGGAATTTGAGGCGGCCAAATGGCTCGATCAGGCAGTGACGCGTTCGCTTGAACAGCGGCCGGATGTGCAAATCTATGCTTTGGCCGCCTGGACGGGCGACGGGGACGGAGATGCGGGCGTTGCCGCCCACCTGCTAGGCAGCCGCCGTGAAGCGGAGCTGCTGCTGGCATCGGCAAAGGCCGAATTGGAGCAGTTCCGCCAGGGCCGGGTGGAGGAGCAGTCTTTTCCGCGCGTTCCGCTCATGGACCGGCATAATTTACGCAGCCTGATCCGCTATTTGTTCGACAATGTGTATTCGCGCAAGCGGGATATTCTGCTGCTGGAGACGCGGCTGAAGCTCATCGCGAAGCTGGAGGATGTGCTGCAGGAGCTGCACGGCCGATACCGCGCCGAGATTGCGCAGCTGGAGTCGCTGGAGCGTGAGCTGCGCGATACGGCGCTGGGCAGCATCAGGACGGCGGACGATTATATCGGCCAGAACATCATGGAGTATTACGAGCGGGTGACTGCCGATTTGATGGAGCAGTGGGAAGCGAAGCGGGGACGCCATGCGTTTTTTGCCGAGGGAGCACTCGGCGATTCGCGCCGCTTGATGGAGAACGGTCCGGAAGGGCTGGCGGATCGGCTGATCGAGGTCTGCAAGCAGACGATTCTGGCCTCGCCGCTGTTCAAGCGGACGTTCGAGGAAGAGCTGCTGCAGCGGGCCAATGTGACGGTCGAGTACGGCAACAAGACGGTTCTGACCAAGGAGGAGCTGTTCAAGAAGCTGTACCGCATTCTGGAGGACAACGCCGCGATCCAGGTTCGCTTGTACGATTACACGCAGGAGCACCGCTACGAGGAGAAGTACGTGTTCGGCGACTATACGAGCGAGCTCGTGCGCCATATTTTCCAGGCAGACGAGACGTCGCGAATTTACAAGCTGGGCTGTGTGCACGAACAAAGAAGCAGCGGCCTGGAGAAGCTCAATTTGATGGGCGGCTTCCACATTGAGGACTTGATGTATTACCTAAATGGAAAAGTCTATTATGAAACTTATTCGCAGAACGGTTATGAATTTCACGGAATAGACCGGGCTTTGCTGCCCAAGCTGCGTTAA
- a CDS encoding glycosyltransferase produces the protein MKRLSPDLIQQQIYTRERSGIFRATEGFDTVAASDGLDAVFIKKQLHPFCGYDAPAELVSRGEKDDASYPPAIHLFHTESGDTVLGRSVYQSADFTGLRSAFLTHNYIIPAARQDEIVTHYRDYVEAAFAERYVPEIGRQLPELEHIPQNPRYAQEGLSRLMAEQLLHELKLDEKTFKRLLFAVMTAVGEGRKKVYVALDVPAEQISAAASALVQVLYACLPFEQRRRLGFITYAKEPQSRKFIHLQFVERGSIRPNDREIEKDYVFDLATGRAPQDELEEGRQPYLEMVWKAIGDLERLQAFHRFADEMLAGMEPQRRLLLSSYHELAVFYQIEAGNWDLYEAHKITVLRGLLSYLEPAGALESRIQLNDIFLAAFDREFDAVKLRSMPDLAVVECFRDYYRLESRSYGIKLINYLIYAIGNAVMGDKPDLARSLYALVESQPEMSKTFFDHVLKNSDLESSLFEPYIRAKFEEAPGSREVLNVVHGWAVAHPGVLRNGAFKEYAVAALADKLKQEQPLLPAVHMALEHIRKWGRTPVTDRGMTLADSELAEELSLAAKRVLLDELELDQLTREQVAGAEFLARPDAFAGLLLEGRQRNHVDMLQALYEWFAQREAAEDIFEGLPAADVERLQQLGKKWLQSTVELAQFGKIVLAFYDTKAGQVDYKALLDYLQRNATDPERIYEFMLWSQGQPQFAHGRGIVTGYTAALLNYFKTHDRNAFKNRDYRTRYFDKAGAPLAAVFAKIRLELSSPFKRFLAQNGKKVRMSAMILLAGLVVIAGILIVMQQQGMLGGAKPPTEATPPPAPVEPEVLVYADQVTGTDGAETTSLVFLFAGAEKCKTFDPAALSIEAPDQTVQQFANLKFDAYCVDGTGAAGDSAGNGASSGAVGAESGGSGDGSEGAGTSGSDGAGSTNGSVAGNVGSATNGGAGAGTAANGGADSTGGGDDAVGNGGVGNDTADNTVTSHGAAGSGDSAGTTDGSAGNAGGQGAVTPQNGQGGSGVQSDQGAGTSGQAGTSGTDASGNGQTGDPNVTQPGGTTSGTPNGETKLVYSSRVTVSLGQNVNVPVGSLIKVGDQQYTVITREEAEARAGQSSQMEPAQPQSETVQP, from the coding sequence ATGAAGCGATTATCTCCCGATTTGATTCAGCAGCAGATTTATACCCGTGAACGCAGCGGGATTTTTCGGGCGACGGAAGGGTTTGACACGGTAGCGGCTTCGGACGGACTGGATGCGGTCTTTATCAAAAAACAGCTGCATCCGTTCTGCGGCTACGATGCGCCCGCGGAGCTCGTCTCCCGGGGCGAGAAGGACGATGCCAGCTATCCGCCCGCAATCCATCTGTTCCATACGGAGAGCGGCGATACGGTGCTGGGGCGCAGCGTGTATCAGTCGGCGGATTTCACCGGGCTGCGCAGCGCCTTCCTGACGCATAACTACATCATTCCGGCCGCGCGGCAGGATGAAATCGTCACTCATTACCGCGACTATGTTGAAGCAGCGTTCGCGGAGAGATACGTCCCGGAGATCGGCCGGCAGCTGCCGGAGCTTGAGCACATTCCGCAGAACCCGCGTTATGCGCAGGAGGGTCTTTCGCGCCTGATGGCCGAGCAGCTGCTGCATGAGCTGAAGCTGGACGAGAAAACCTTCAAGCGGCTGTTGTTCGCGGTCATGACCGCGGTAGGCGAGGGCCGGAAAAAGGTTTATGTCGCGCTGGACGTGCCGGCGGAGCAAATTTCGGCAGCGGCCTCCGCGCTCGTTCAGGTGCTGTACGCCTGCCTGCCGTTTGAGCAGCGCCGCCGCCTCGGCTTCATCACGTATGCGAAGGAGCCGCAGAGCCGCAAGTTCATCCATCTGCAATTTGTGGAGCGCGGCAGCATTCGGCCGAACGACCGGGAGATCGAGAAGGACTATGTGTTTGATCTCGCCACCGGCCGCGCGCCGCAGGATGAGCTGGAGGAAGGAAGACAGCCGTATCTCGAAATGGTCTGGAAGGCGATCGGCGATTTGGAGCGGCTTCAGGCGTTCCACCGCTTCGCGGATGAGATGCTGGCGGGCATGGAGCCGCAGCGGCGCCTGCTGCTGTCCAGCTATCATGAGCTGGCTGTGTTCTACCAGATCGAGGCCGGAAATTGGGACTTATACGAGGCTCATAAAATCACCGTGCTGCGGGGCTTGCTGAGTTATTTGGAGCCTGCAGGCGCTCTGGAATCGCGTATCCAGCTGAACGATATTTTCCTGGCTGCGTTTGACCGGGAATTCGATGCGGTGAAGCTGCGGAGCATGCCCGACCTGGCCGTCGTGGAATGCTTCAGGGACTATTATCGCCTGGAGAGCAGAAGCTACGGCATCAAGCTGATCAATTATTTGATCTATGCGATCGGCAATGCGGTTATGGGGGACAAGCCCGACCTGGCCCGTTCGCTGTACGCTCTGGTGGAGAGCCAGCCGGAGATGAGCAAGACCTTTTTTGACCATGTTCTTAAAAATAGCGATCTGGAAAGCTCACTATTCGAGCCTTACATTCGCGCCAAGTTCGAGGAAGCGCCCGGGTCGCGGGAAGTGCTGAACGTGGTGCACGGCTGGGCCGTCGCCCATCCGGGCGTGCTGCGGAACGGGGCCTTCAAGGAATACGCGGTTGCGGCTCTGGCGGACAAGCTGAAGCAGGAGCAGCCGCTGCTGCCGGCGGTACATATGGCGCTGGAGCATATCCGCAAGTGGGGAAGAACCCCGGTGACGGATCGCGGCATGACATTGGCCGATTCCGAGCTGGCGGAGGAACTGTCGCTTGCGGCCAAACGGGTGCTGCTGGATGAGCTGGAGCTGGATCAGCTGACCCGGGAGCAGGTTGCCGGAGCGGAGTTTCTGGCCCGGCCGGATGCCTTTGCCGGGCTGCTGCTTGAGGGCAGGCAGCGCAATCATGTCGATATGCTGCAGGCGTTGTATGAATGGTTTGCCCAGCGAGAGGCTGCGGAGGATATTTTTGAAGGATTGCCTGCAGCGGACGTGGAGCGGCTGCAGCAGCTGGGCAAAAAATGGCTGCAATCCACGGTTGAGCTGGCCCAGTTCGGCAAAATCGTACTGGCCTTTTATGACACCAAGGCCGGGCAGGTCGATTACAAGGCACTGCTGGATTACCTGCAGCGGAATGCGACGGACCCGGAGCGGATTTACGAGTTCATGCTCTGGTCGCAGGGACAGCCGCAGTTTGCCCATGGCCGCGGCATCGTTACTGGCTACACGGCGGCGCTGCTGAATTATTTTAAAACCCATGACCGGAACGCCTTCAAGAACAGGGACTACCGGACCCGCTATTTCGATAAAGCGGGAGCGCCGCTGGCCGCCGTATTTGCCAAAATACGCCTGGAGCTGTCCTCGCCGTTCAAGCGATTTCTGGCACAGAACGGGAAAAAAGTGAGAATGAGCGCGATGATTCTGCTGGCTGGTCTAGTGGTCATTGCAGGGATTTTAATCGTCATGCAGCAGCAGGGCATGCTTGGCGGCGCCAAACCGCCGACCGAGGCCACCCCTCCGCCAGCTCCGGTTGAGCCCGAAGTGCTTGTCTATGCCGACCAGGTGACAGGCACCGACGGCGCGGAGACGACCTCGCTCGTCTTCTTGTTCGCCGGGGCAGAGAAGTGCAAGACGTTCGATCCTGCGGCATTGTCGATTGAAGCGCCGGATCAGACCGTTCAGCAGTTTGCGAATTTGAAATTTGACGCTTACTGTGTGGATGGAACCGGCGCTGCCGGAGACTCGGCTGGGAATGGTGCGAGCAGCGGGGCTGTTGGTGCGGAATCGGGCGGCAGTGGTGATGGAAGTGAAGGGGCCGGGACTAGTGGCTCTGACGGCGCTGGCAGCACTAACGGTTCGGTAGCAGGCAATGTTGGCTCGGCGACGAATGGGGGAGCAGGCGCCGGTACAGCTGCGAATGGTGGAGCAGACAGTACCGGGGGCGGTGATGACGCAGTGGGTAATGGCGGAGTTGGCAATGATACTGCGGACAATACTGTGACAAGCCATGGTGCGGCAGGCTCCGGAGATTCGGCGGGAACAACGGATGGCTCTGCTGGGAACGCTGGAGGACAAGGAGCCGTGACTCCGCAGAATGGCCAAGGTGGCTCAGGTGTTCAATCTGATCAGGGAGCTGGAACAAGCGGTCAAGCCGGGACATCGGGAACGGATGCATCGGGGAACGGCCAGACTGGTGACCCTAATGTAACGCAACCAGGTGGAACTACTAGCGGTACTCCAAATGGCGAGACGAAGCTCGTATACTCTTCCCGAGTTACAGTCTCTTTAGGCCAGAATGTAAACGTTCCTGTGGGCAGTCTAATTAAAGTAGGCGACCAGCAATATACGGTCATTACCCGCGAGGAAGCGGAGGCCAGGGCGGGACAGAGCAGCCAGATGGAACCAGCACAGCCGCAGTCTGAAACAGTTCAGCCTTAA
- a CDS encoding vWA domain-containing protein encodes MQRKMNWLLVLFSLIGGAVGFVIGEVLLGQLSGRMPGILLIGLYFGILALSIGLFCLIAEMISPRLNGASWRQRYMGTSWKLLVPATLVMLLLAGTAFEFIYELNVGRAKTVKDIVLIIDNSGSMMETDPDDLRYEAAKSFVDQMDSSKQVAVLVFNDQPELIQPFVRVRDQGVKNEVHAAIDALEPTNFGTDIALALESGMEQIKGLNSSSGAMAVLLSDGFSDVNTAKVLADYRSRGVAVNTVGLGLSRYGNSQGATLLKEIASQTGGRYYDEADAANLSFVFQQIYDNLDERTLVTERTGLMAHSTYYMILRIVLILALGALLGLSLGLMFDNRYLAKSFTIGGAVAGLLAGLLLEFGLDGSPVGDAMLRLLACLILAAVMTVFTVVVPMSENGARTGIRRRGAAVRDAAAGYTEPARDRRSRGF; translated from the coding sequence ATGCAGCGTAAAATGAACTGGCTGTTGGTGCTGTTCAGCCTCATTGGCGGGGCCGTCGGATTCGTGATTGGCGAGGTGCTGCTGGGCCAGCTGTCCGGCCGGATGCCGGGAATTCTGCTCATTGGACTCTATTTTGGCATTCTCGCCCTTTCGATCGGCCTGTTCTGCCTGATTGCGGAAATGATATCGCCGCGGCTGAACGGAGCATCCTGGCGGCAAAGATATATGGGCACCTCCTGGAAGCTGCTCGTTCCGGCTACGCTCGTGATGCTGCTTCTGGCAGGTACGGCGTTCGAATTCATTTATGAGCTGAATGTGGGCCGCGCTAAGACGGTAAAAGACATCGTGCTCATCATCGACAACTCCGGAAGCATGATGGAGACGGACCCGGACGATCTGCGCTACGAGGCGGCTAAATCGTTCGTGGATCAGATGGACAGCAGCAAGCAGGTGGCGGTTCTTGTGTTCAATGACCAGCCCGAGCTGATCCAGCCTTTTGTCCGCGTTCGCGACCAAGGGGTGAAGAACGAGGTGCACGCCGCGATCGACGCACTGGAGCCGACGAATTTCGGTACGGATATTGCTCTGGCTCTGGAATCGGGGATGGAGCAGATCAAAGGGCTGAATAGCTCCAGCGGGGCGATGGCGGTTCTGCTGTCCGACGGCTTCAGCGACGTGAATACGGCGAAAGTGCTGGCCGATTACCGGAGCCGGGGAGTCGCGGTGAATACAGTGGGCCTGGGATTAAGCCGATATGGCAATTCCCAAGGTGCAACCCTGCTCAAAGAGATCGCGAGTCAAACCGGCGGCCGGTATTATGACGAAGCGGATGCGGCCAACCTTTCTTTCGTCTTCCAGCAAATTTACGACAATTTGGACGAACGCACGCTGGTGACAGAACGCACCGGGTTGATGGCCCATAGCACCTATTACATGATCCTGAGAATCGTGCTGATCCTGGCGCTCGGAGCGCTGCTGGGCTTGTCGCTGGGCCTCATGTTCGATAACCGTTATTTAGCCAAAAGCTTCACGATCGGCGGGGCTGTGGCTGGCCTGCTTGCCGGTCTGCTGCTGGAGTTCGGCCTGGACGGCTCGCCTGTCGGCGACGCGATGCTGCGGCTGCTGGCCTGCCTGATCCTGGCTGCGGTGATGACGGTGTTTACGGTCGTCGTGCCGATGAGCGAGAACGGAGCACGCACCGGCATTCGCCGGAGAGGCGCCGCTGTCCGGGATGCGGCTGCGGGGTATACGGAGCCGGCGCGGGATCGGCGCAGCAGAGGATTCTAA
- a CDS encoding beta-mannanase, whose product MRFIEAEEGLPLITQLSYKLDEDQCLLRWQWPEGLQAVYIDERAADRGMYGESDHAPQPEGLRLYTREEYKAAGGYRDRIDQVGPVRYTVYACIMEHGEKLLIRQPGAENTVEISTGRAKIRYSIRQKSSLLRKYKTVQISVLAEVEVPKEALCYVKKQDSYPASIEDGTVYPFLRDFPAGRSTLPVIEVGKNDYVRLFFTDGRKYGRFFELIPE is encoded by the coding sequence ATGCGTTTTATTGAAGCAGAGGAAGGCTTGCCGCTGATCACGCAGCTGAGCTACAAGCTCGATGAGGATCAATGCCTGCTCCGCTGGCAATGGCCCGAAGGCCTGCAGGCGGTCTATATCGACGAGAGAGCGGCGGACCGGGGCATGTACGGGGAGAGCGATCATGCTCCGCAGCCTGAGGGATTGAGGCTGTATACCCGCGAGGAGTACAAGGCGGCAGGCGGGTACCGCGACCGGATCGACCAGGTTGGTCCGGTGCGCTATACCGTGTATGCCTGCATCATGGAGCACGGGGAGAAGCTGCTCATTCGCCAGCCGGGAGCGGAAAATACGGTGGAGATCAGTACCGGGCGGGCGAAAATCCGTTATTCGATCCGGCAGAAGAGCAGCCTGCTGCGCAAATACAAGACGGTGCAAATTTCGGTGCTCGCCGAGGTAGAGGTTCCTAAGGAAGCGTTATGTTATGTGAAAAAGCAGGACAGCTATCCGGCCAGCATCGAGGACGGGACAGTGTACCCTTTTCTCCGGGATTTCCCGGCGGGCAGATCCACGCTGCCCGTTATCGAGGTCGGCAAGAACGATTACGTGCGGCTGTTCTTCACAGACGGCCGCAAGTACGGCCGGTTCTTCGAGCTGATTCCCGAATAA
- a CDS encoding TRAFAC clade GTPase domain-containing protein — protein MGLFDLFKRKPQAEPRPLFYDIVCPYCFSKFAPDDVVFRATHYREDDEDYALREDEVLNRYRERFGLDIVYDMEAVLRPQDVPPEHLIYSDHVLIGLNDRYGEVTRRRLCPSCHNELPVTAGKVPSNIISIVGASQVGKSVYMTALIHTLQNTTADHFDAACMPLNAEISRKFRTMYEEPLFERGDLLASTQKEKMQEPFIFQFVFKDESKPPLTLVFFDVAGEGMVDQDYLGLQGQHIKNSSALLFMVDPLQIRSIREKIRINVGDKPGEWVSQYDEPRDVVLTMFGDFIAYEDQGKTDIPTAVVLTKSDMLHALKDEEGEYIKSNSNIFNNAVHRKYFNLTEFENIDGEIRRFIEKVDRPFKGTMDVYFKDTGYFAVSALGSNPVDQKLQDVVQPIRVDEPFIWLLYKLKYIEGREMS, from the coding sequence ATGGGCTTGTTTGATTTGTTCAAGAGAAAACCGCAGGCCGAGCCGCGGCCGTTGTTTTACGATATTGTCTGCCCTTACTGCTTCAGCAAGTTCGCGCCGGACGATGTTGTCTTCCGGGCAACCCATTACCGCGAGGATGACGAGGATTATGCGCTGCGCGAGGACGAAGTGCTGAACAGATACCGGGAGCGGTTCGGGCTGGACATCGTCTATGACATGGAGGCCGTGCTGCGTCCCCAGGACGTTCCGCCGGAGCATCTGATTTATTCCGATCATGTCCTGATCGGACTGAACGACCGTTATGGCGAGGTGACCCGGCGCAGGCTGTGCCCGAGCTGCCATAACGAGCTGCCGGTGACGGCGGGCAAAGTGCCGAGCAACATCATTTCGATCGTCGGCGCCTCCCAGGTGGGGAAATCCGTATATATGACCGCATTGATCCATACGCTGCAAAATACGACGGCTGACCATTTCGACGCGGCCTGCATGCCGCTGAATGCGGAGATCAGCCGCAAGTTCCGCACGATGTACGAGGAGCCGCTGTTCGAGCGCGGCGACCTGCTGGCCTCCACGCAGAAGGAGAAAATGCAGGAGCCGTTTATTTTCCAATTCGTGTTCAAGGATGAGTCGAAGCCGCCGCTGACGCTGGTCTTCTTCGACGTCGCCGGGGAAGGGATGGTGGATCAGGACTATCTGGGCCTGCAGGGACAGCATATTAAAAATTCCTCAGCGCTGCTGTTTATGGTCGATCCGCTGCAGATCCGTTCGATTCGCGAGAAAATCCGTATCAATGTCGGCGACAAGCCGGGCGAATGGGTATCGCAATATGATGAACCGCGGGACGTTGTGCTGACGATGTTCGGGGATTTCATCGCTTACGAGGATCAGGGCAAGACGGATATTCCGACCGCCGTCGTGCTTACAAAAAGCGACATGCTGCACGCCTTGAAGGATGAAGAGGGCGAGTATATCAAGTCCAACAGCAATATTTTTAACAATGCGGTGCATCGCAAATATTTCAATTTGACCGAGTTCGAGAACATCGACGGGGAAATTCGCCGCTTCATTGAGAAGGTCGATCGGCCGTTCAAGGGTACGATGGACGTGTATTTCAAGGACACGGGCTATTTTGCGGTATCGGCGCTGGGCAGCAATCCAGTGGATCAGAAGCTGCAGGACGTGGTGCAGCCGATCCGCGTGGATGAACCATTCATTTGGCTGCTGTATAAGCTGAAGTATATTGAGGGGAGAGAAATGTCTTGA
- a CDS encoding AAA family ATPase, with protein MQKLVFFVGVAGTGKTTVARKIADRIPAAFLDRDTVGGRFVEKILEMNGLDVNDRDSDFYKKHLRDLEYDTTKDICIENLAAGQNVFMISPFTAELKNKQWIEDVISAAGLTKNEVDVKVIVVTLSDMETQKQRIIDRQTERDTWKLEHWDDFKHRVQFVPEINWDIPKSSVLVFDNSGDLTQEKVDSVYEFVKATSR; from the coding sequence GTGCAGAAGCTTGTTTTTTTTGTAGGAGTAGCTGGTACAGGGAAAACTACAGTTGCCCGCAAGATCGCTGACCGGATTCCGGCGGCTTTCCTGGATCGGGATACCGTAGGCGGAAGATTCGTTGAGAAAATTTTGGAGATGAACGGGCTGGACGTGAACGACCGTGACTCCGATTTCTATAAGAAGCATCTCCGCGATCTGGAGTATGACACCACCAAGGATATTTGCATCGAGAATCTGGCCGCAGGGCAGAACGTGTTCATGATCTCTCCCTTTACGGCTGAATTGAAGAACAAGCAGTGGATCGAAGACGTCATCTCCGCAGCGGGTCTGACGAAAAACGAAGTTGACGTGAAGGTTATCGTCGTCACGCTAAGTGACATGGAAACCCAGAAGCAACGCATCATCGACCGTCAAACCGAGCGCGACACCTGGAAGCTGGAGCACTGGGACGACTTCAAGCATCGTGTTCAATTTGTTCCTGAGATTAACTGGGACATCCCGAAATCGTCTGTGCTTGTATTTGACAATAGCGGCGACTTGACCCAAGAAAAAGTTGATTCCGTGTATGAGTTTGTGAAGGCTACTAGCCGTTAA
- a CDS encoding copper amine oxidase N-terminal domain-containing protein: protein MYTVVKKSTQVLMKSHEMVKPSRSKLMLSFLVFILGVIGASNSFAAENTEDLNTPVEIVVNGEFISIDASPVFDNSYLLVPIRALSSLGLSYEWHPSTGKVRIYDHLQGVFLEITQDSRTAHRDGKTLEMTIPAQNRNGRIMVPLRFISEAFDYKVQYETIRKMVFISSPGYEFDQSLIVQENLQAARKAAIALPIKSDFKVLGFPTRPNHAYVFIAGRADMYKFDDQYTTSFVEIKDGEAKLIAQYVSGPRSTFLHKAGNIKIFGEPLMQQYYGPPFSNPVSFVALGDGTSITGYYEGDEPHDFITPITFYSDIIQEVPGNK, encoded by the coding sequence TTGTATACTGTTGTCAAAAAATCAACGCAGGTACTCATGAAAAGTCATGAGATGGTTAAGCCGTCAAGAAGTAAACTAATGTTGTCATTTCTTGTATTTATACTAGGAGTGATTGGGGCGTCCAATAGCTTTGCTGCGGAAAATACCGAAGATCTTAATACACCCGTAGAAATTGTTGTAAATGGGGAATTTATTTCTATTGATGCATCACCTGTTTTTGATAACTCGTATTTATTGGTTCCAATTCGTGCTCTTTCTTCTCTGGGTTTATCTTATGAATGGCATCCTTCGACAGGTAAGGTGAGGATTTACGATCATTTGCAAGGTGTTTTTTTGGAAATTACCCAAGACAGCCGAACCGCACATAGGGACGGAAAAACTCTCGAAATGACAATTCCGGCTCAAAACCGAAATGGTCGTATAATGGTTCCCCTTCGTTTCATTTCAGAAGCTTTCGACTACAAGGTACAGTATGAAACGATTCGCAAAATGGTTTTCATCTCCTCGCCGGGGTATGAGTTTGACCAGTCTTTAATCGTTCAGGAGAATTTGCAGGCTGCACGCAAAGCAGCCATTGCCTTGCCGATCAAGTCCGATTTCAAAGTATTGGGCTTTCCAACAAGGCCTAACCATGCGTATGTTTTTATTGCAGGAAGAGCAGATATGTATAAATTCGATGATCAGTACACTACTTCATTTGTGGAGATTAAAGATGGAGAGGCGAAGCTTATTGCACAATATGTATCTGGACCACGTTCAACTTTTTTGCATAAGGCAGGTAACATTAAAATCTTTGGGGAGCCTCTGATGCAGCAGTATTATGGCCCTCCGTTTAGCAATCCTGTATCTTTTGTTGCATTGGGAGATGGAACATCTATTACCGGATACTACGAAGGAGATGAGCCACATGACTTTATAACTCCAATTACTTTTTATTCCGATATCATTCAGGAGGTTCCCGGAAATAAGTGA